One Pleuronectes platessa chromosome 20, fPlePla1.1, whole genome shotgun sequence DNA window includes the following coding sequences:
- the fam168b gene encoding myelin-associated neurite-outgrowth inhibitor encodes MNPVYSPSPTGVPFTNTKGLGYPAGFPVGYAAAPAYNPNIYAGANAAFPGGYAPGTPFKMSCSPNSGTVPPYSASPNPYPSAVYPVRSTYPQQNPYAQALTASQQQAMYYTQPLYAAPPHVIHHTTVVQPNGMPAAMYAPTMPHHRNGVAMGMVAGTTMAMSAGTLLTSPSPASVAPHQMPTYRTPGTPSYSYVPPQW; translated from the exons ATGAATCCTGTTTACAGCCCTTCCCCAACAGGGGTCCCCTTTACCAATACCAAAGGTTTAGGCTACCCAG CTGGATTCCCTGTTGGCTACGCAGCTGCTCCAGCGTACAATCCAAACATCTACGCAGGAGCAAACGCAGCCTTCCCCGGTG GTTACGCTCCGGGCACTCCTTTCAAAATGTCCTGCTCTCCCAACTCAGGGACTGTCCCTCCATACTCCGCCTCACCCAACCCCTACCCTTCTGCTGTGTACCCTGTCAGGAGCACCTACCCTCAACAGAACCCATATGCACAG GCGTTAACAGCCTCACAACAGCAGGCCATGTACTACACCCAGCCGCTGTACGCCGCTCCGCCTCATGTGATCCATCACACGACGGTGGTCCAGCCGAACGGGATGCCTGCGGCCATGTACGCCCCGACCATGCCTCACCACCGCAACGGCGTCGCCATGGGGATGGTAGCAGGTACCACCATGGCCATGTCCGCTG ggactctgttgacctctccATCACCAGCATCTGTTGCCCCCCACCAGATGCCCACATATCGGACTCCTGGCACACCCAGCTACAGCTACGTGCCGCCGCAGTGGTGA
- the fbxo45 gene encoding F-box/SPRY domain-containing protein 1, with protein sequence MSGAVGGGGGSSCGGAAAAASCSSAGSPYAAAAGGGAGVAGRLPARVLEHIFSYLEMNDLMRCSLVCWHWNNILSDENSEVWRSLCSRALTDEALRSDILCNLLTYKAKLKSYQHALSSHDCSRNVYVKKNGFTLHRNPIAQSTDGARGKIGFLEGRHAWEIWWEGPLGTVAVIGIATKRASLQCQGYVALLGSDDQSWGWNLVDNNLLHNGEVNGNFPQCNNAPKYQIGERIRVILDMDDKTLAFERGFEFLGIAFRGLPKACLFPAVSAVYGNTEVTMVYLGKPLDG encoded by the exons ATGTCTGGAGCCgtcggtggaggaggaggctcctCCTGTGGGGGCGCAGCGGCGGCGGCCAGTTGCAGCTCCGCCGGCTCTCCCTACGCCGCCGCAGCCGGAGGAGGCGCGGGGGTGGCCGGGAGGCTGCCGGCCCGGGTCCTGGAGCACATCTTCTCCTACCTGGAGATGAACGACCTGATGCGCTGCTCGCTGGTCTGCTGGCACTGGAACAACATCCTGTCGGACGAGAACAGCGAGGTGTGGCGCAGCCTCTGCAGCCGGGCTCTGACCGATGAAGCCCTGCGGTCTGACATTCTGTGCAACCTGCTCACCTACAAGGCGAAA CTCAAGTCGTATCAACATGCCCTGAGCTCCCACGACTGCTCCCGCAACGTTTACGTGAAGAAGAACGGCTTCACCCTGCACCGCAACCCCATCGCCCAGAGCACGGACGGTGCGCGGGGCAAGATCGGCTTTTTGGAAGGGCGGCATGCCTGGGAGATCTGGTGGGAAGGCCCCCTGGGCACCGTCGCAGTAATCGGCATCGCCACGAAGCGGGCGTCGCTGCAGTGCCAGGGCTACGTGGCTCTGCTGGGCAGTGACGACCAGAGCTGGGGCTGGAACCTGGTCGACAACAACCTGCTGCACAATGGGGAGGTTAACGGAAATTTCCCACAGTGTAACAATGCACCCAAATATCAG ATAGGGGAGAGAATCCGGGTGATTCTAGACATGGATGACAAGACGTTAGCCTTCGAGAGGGGATTTGAGTTTCTAGGAATAGCGTTTCGTGGACTTCCCAAAGCCTGCCTATTCCCCGCTGTCTCTGCAGTATACGGCAACACTGAAGTCACCATGGTGTACCTAGGAAAACCTCTGGATGGGTAG
- the nrros gene encoding transforming growth factor beta activator LRRC33, whose translation MPVHGLTPILLCLLPVWIIPSPAWGHPQLSECRLIQRTALCNDAKLSSVPPGLPRNIEELQLNYNHLQTLQDVSLLRYPSLTSLSVACNSLEKLESNTFQDLSLLESLNLANNNLYIGYPETSQALKKLPGLKVLDLSENKLEDEMAATLLQNLTSLEYLNLSGNLLQRLDETSFSDLNKLKELNLQRNIIFEIDGAFGSNSKLQRLNLAFNDLPCLIDFHMTHLVVLNASHNFIEWFISRQDLNDTFQLETLDLSDNKLLFFPFLPSHSNLRNLYLSHNRLRFYEQLADNATLPNSTTTVEFYNLRKNVSNVTAELWDDSLHGDISSLEILDLRGNQVEYFPYGFIQKMPFLSRLQMCTNCLESLNLTSEQFPGSLYELDISNNRLKQVVADEGTLTVLGNLTYFNLSLNDLDRLPSRLFSSLPSLRSVDLSYNRIDICLAEEAEISTDRVSACVDWRDVVSLGQLYLKGCNLELIPSSAFAGLSLTHLELSDNPGLVLPSIQSLSRTLQHLGLGNTDIQDFDFSHFKHLKFLNISRNSLAHLSPSLLTLDLKVLDLRDNRLSTIPPGLANALAPNLQIVFLTGNPFNCCKTEWFRTFENSKTIKMVGLSDIECEDPVRTQRLQHLESSVCFNKAGESIYWYILLFVSISLSFVGISVMVLLTFKPQMLKKSIKKKCLKSTSY comes from the exons ATGCCGGTCCACGGACTCACTCCCATCCTGCTCTGCTTGTTACCCGTCTGGATTATACCGAGCCCAGCATGGGGTCATCCACAGCTCAGCGAATGTCGGCTG ATACAGAGAACAGCTCTCTGCAACGATGCCAAGCTCAGTTCTGTGCCTCCAGGATTACCACGCAACATAGAGGAACTTCAGCTCAACTACAATCACCTCCAAACACTACAGGACGTCTCTCTGCTCCGTTACCCTTCACTAACCAGTCTGAGCGTAGCTTGTAACAGTTTGGAGAAATTAGAATCAAACACTTTTCAAGACTTAAGCTTGTTAGAAAGCCTCAATTTGGCCAATAACAATCTGTATATCGGTTACCCAGAAACCAGCCAGGCGTTAAAGAAGCTACCTGGTCTCAAAGTTCTGGATCTGTCAGAGAACAAGCTGGAGGATGAAATGGCAGCCACTCTTCTCCAAAATCTGACGTCCTTAGAGTACCTCAATCTTTCTGGAAACCTCTTGCAGAGACTAGACGAGACCTCATTCAGTGACCTGAACAAGCTGAAAGAGCTCAACCTGCAAAGGAACATCATATTCGAGATTGATGGAGCCTTTGGCAGCAATTCCAAGCTCCAGCGGCTCAACTTGGCCTTCAACGACCTGCCTTGCCTAATAGACTTCCACATGACCCACCTAGTGGTCCTCAATGCCAGCCACAACTTCATTGAGTGGTTCATCTCCAGACAAGACCTCAATGACACTTTCCAACTGGAGACACTTGATCTTTCAGATAATAAACTgctcttctttcctttcttacCAAGCCATAGTAACTTACGCAACCTTTACCTGTCCCATAACCGCCTTAGGTTCTATGAACAGCTGGCAGACAATGCCACGTTACCTAACTCAACAACAACTGTAGAGTTCTACAACCTGAGGAAGAATGTGAGCAATGTGACTGCCGAGTTGTGGGATGACAGTCTTCATGGGGACATCTCTTCTCTAGAGATTTTGGATCTGAGAGGAAACCAGGTGGAGTATTTCCCATACGGATTCATCCAGAAAATGCCCTTCCTGTCAAGACTTCAAATGTGCACCAACTGTCTGGAATCCTTAAATCTAACTTCCGAGCAGTTCCCGGGCAGCTTGTACGAGCTGGACATCAGCAACAACAGGCTGAAGCAGGTTGTAGCAGATGAAGGAACGCTGACGGTTCTTGGCAATCTGACCTACTTCAACCTGAGCCTGAATGATCTTGATAGGTTACCCTCGAGATTATTTTCTTCACTGCCAAGCCTCAGGTCGGTGGATCTCAGCTACAACCGCATTGACATTTGTCTCGCTGAGGAAGCTGAGATCAGTACAGACCGTGTCTCAGCTTGTGTGGATTGGAGAGATGTTGTGTCCCTTGGGCAGCTTTACCTCAAAGGATGCAACCTTGAATTAATTCCATCGTCTGCATTTGCAGGGCTGTCGCTAACGCACCTGGAACTGTCCGATAACCCTGGACTCGTCCTGCCATCGATACAGAGCCTCAGCAGAACTTTACAGCATCTAGGTTTGGGAAACACTGACATACAAGACTTTGACTTCTCCCATTTTAAACATCTgaagtttttaaacatttcaagGAACTCTCTCGCCCACCTTTCCCCTTCCCTCCTAACTCTTGATCTGAAAGTGCTCGACTTGAGGGACAACAGACTGTCCACTATCCCCCCAGGTCTGGCTAACGCATTAGCTCCAAACCTGCAGATTGTTTTCCTCACAGGAAATCCGTTCAACTGCTGCAAAACAGAATGGTTCAGGACCTTTGAAAATTCAAAGACAATCAAAATGGTCGGACTATCCGACATCGAATGTGAAGATCCCGTCCGAACGCAGCGATTGCAGCACTTAGAGTCATCTGTGTGTTTCAACAAAGCTGGGGAATCTATATACTGGTACATTCTGCTCTTCGTGTCCATAAGTCTTTCATTTGTTGGCATTTCAGTTATGGTTCTTCTCACGTTCAAGCCCCAGATGCTGAAAAAATCGATTAAAAAGAAGTGTCTGAAGTCTACGTCTTACTGA